Proteins encoded by one window of Channa argus isolate prfri chromosome 1, Channa argus male v1.0, whole genome shotgun sequence:
- the LOC137100771 gene encoding zinc-alpha-2-glycoprotein-like isoform X1, giving the protein MKSLFLLLLFCHVSSPVKHSLKFLFTASSGIQNLPELVIVALVDDVQAGYCNSNKTIEIHQEVWKKLFKDNPWLMELFTPQCFEILPIYFKSTLDRIMQHFNQTEGFHILQLIQSFESDEKTEKSSSVQYGYDGEDFMSLDLNNQKWIPLKPEADVIKQEWDADKVLTEDTVRFVTQIHPEWLMNAVNYGRSFLLRTDRPSVFLLQKSPSSPVSCHATGFYPDKATMFWRKDGQELHEDVDHGEILPNHDGTFQMRVDLNISSVKPEDWRRYDCVFQLSGVEDDSVIRLDKAVIRTNWVPPSQVPAGAVIGVVVGLLLLSVCITGLFIWWKKKNGSREIRRDVL; this is encoded by the exons ATGAAGTCgttatttctgttgcttctcttcTGTCATGTTTCATCACCAG tgaaacattccCTCAAGTTTCTCTTCACTGCATCTTCTGGAATCCAAAACCTCCCAGAGTTGGTGATTGTTGCCCTGGTTGATGACGTTCAGGCAGGttactgcaacagcaacaaaaccataGAAATACACCAGGAAGTTtggaaaaaactgttcaaagacAATCCTTGGCTAATGGAGCTGTTTACTCCACAATGTTTCGAGATACTGCCAATATACTTTAAATCTACACTTGACCGAATTATGCAGCACTTCAATCAAACTGAAG gtTTCCACATTTTACAGTTGATACAAAGTTTTGAATCTGACGAAAAGACCGAAAAGAGTTCTTCTGTACAGTATGGTTATGATGGAGAAGACTTCATGTCATTAGACCTGAATAATCAAAAGTGGATCCCTCTGAAACCAGAGGCTGATGTGATCAAACAGGAATGGGATGCTGACAAAGTCCTAACAGAAGATACTGTTCGCTTTGTCACTCAGATTCATCCTGAGTGGCTGATGAACGCTGTGAATTATGGGAGGAGCTTCTTGTTGAGAACAG ATCGTCCCTCAGTGTttctcctccagaagtctccgtcctctccagtcagctgccacgctacaggtttctaccctgacaaagccacaatgttctggaggaaagatggacaggagcttcatgaggacgtggaccatggagagatcctccccaaccatgatggaaccttccagatgagagttgatctgaacatttcatcagtcaaacctgaagactggaggagatacgactgtgtgtttcagctctctGGTGTTGAGGACGACAGTGTCATTAGACTGGACAAAGCAGTGATCAGAACAAACTGGG TTCCTCCCTCACAGGTTCCTGCTGGTGCTGTCATTGGAGTTGTTGtaggactgctgctgctgtcagtctgcatcactgGACTCTTCATCtggtggaagaagaaaaatg GGTCCAGAGAAATAAGAAGAGACGTCCTGTGA
- the LOC137100771 gene encoding major histocompatibility complex class I-related gene protein-like isoform X2, translating into MKSLFLLLLFCHVSSPVKHSLKFLFTASSGIQNLPELVIVALVDDVQAGYCNSNKTIEIHQEVWKKLFKDNPWLMELFTPQCFEILPIYFKSTLDRIMQHFNQTEGFHILQLIQSFESDEKTEKSSSVQYGYDGEDFMSLDLNNQKWIPLKPEADVIKQEWDADKVLTEDTVRFVTQIHPEWLMNAVNYGRSFLLRTDRPSVFLLQKSPSSPVSCHATGFYPDKATMFWRKDGQELHEDVDHGEILPNHDGTFQMRVDLNISSVKPEDWRRYDCVFQLSGVEDDSVIRLDKAVIRTNWGSREIRRDVL; encoded by the exons ATGAAGTCgttatttctgttgcttctcttcTGTCATGTTTCATCACCAG tgaaacattccCTCAAGTTTCTCTTCACTGCATCTTCTGGAATCCAAAACCTCCCAGAGTTGGTGATTGTTGCCCTGGTTGATGACGTTCAGGCAGGttactgcaacagcaacaaaaccataGAAATACACCAGGAAGTTtggaaaaaactgttcaaagacAATCCTTGGCTAATGGAGCTGTTTACTCCACAATGTTTCGAGATACTGCCAATATACTTTAAATCTACACTTGACCGAATTATGCAGCACTTCAATCAAACTGAAG gtTTCCACATTTTACAGTTGATACAAAGTTTTGAATCTGACGAAAAGACCGAAAAGAGTTCTTCTGTACAGTATGGTTATGATGGAGAAGACTTCATGTCATTAGACCTGAATAATCAAAAGTGGATCCCTCTGAAACCAGAGGCTGATGTGATCAAACAGGAATGGGATGCTGACAAAGTCCTAACAGAAGATACTGTTCGCTTTGTCACTCAGATTCATCCTGAGTGGCTGATGAACGCTGTGAATTATGGGAGGAGCTTCTTGTTGAGAACAG ATCGTCCCTCAGTGTttctcctccagaagtctccgtcctctccagtcagctgccacgctacaggtttctaccctgacaaagccacaatgttctggaggaaagatggacaggagcttcatgaggacgtggaccatggagagatcctccccaaccatgatggaaccttccagatgagagttgatctgaacatttcatcagtcaaacctgaagactggaggagatacgactgtgtgtttcagctctctGGTGTTGAGGACGACAGTGTCATTAGACTGGACAAAGCAGTGATCAGAACAAACTGGG GGTCCAGAGAAATAAGAAGAGACGTCCTGTGA
- the LOC137101074 gene encoding class I histocompatibility antigen, Gogo-OKO alpha chain-like produces the protein MFWRKDGQELHEDVDHGEILPNPDRTFQMRVDLNISSIKPEDWRRYDCVFQLFAVKKNITTKLDKAVIRTNCVSPVGAIVGVVAGLMLLSVCITALVIWSKKKKNISSQ, from the exons atgttctggaggaaagatggacaggagcttcatgaggacgtggaccatggagagatcctccccaacccTGATagaaccttccagatgagagtTGATCTGAATATTTCATCAAtcaaacctgaagactggaggagatacgattgtgtgtttcagctttttgctgtaaagaaaaacatcaccACCAAACTGGACAAAGCTGTGATCAGGACCAACTGTG TTTCTCCTGTCGGTGCCATCGTTGGAGTTGTTGcaggactgatgctgctgtcagtctgcatcactgCACTCGTCATCTggagcaagaagaagaagaatatta GCTCCCAGTGA